One region of bacterium genomic DNA includes:
- a CDS encoding HU family DNA-binding protein, with protein MKTYIKKDLIDRVAEQTGVRLVDSSRMVDALFQVLRDVMSEPGPDCRIEIRDFGVFEVKQTRAKPNARNPRTNELVYVPARRKTHFRPGKHLKEALRRLREDESQPEGQAPKEPDPVVHQLPATQPISRELMADG; from the coding sequence ATGAAGACGTACATCAAGAAGGATCTGATCGACCGAGTGGCGGAACAGACCGGCGTGCGGCTGGTGGACAGTTCGCGCATGGTGGATGCGCTATTCCAGGTCCTGCGGGATGTCATGAGCGAGCCGGGGCCCGACTGCCGCATCGAAATCAGGGATTTCGGCGTCTTCGAGGTGAAGCAGACCCGGGCCAAACCCAATGCGCGCAATCCCCGCACCAATGAGCTGGTGTACGTACCCGCCCGGCGCAAGACTCATTTCCGCCCGGGCAAGCATTTGAAGGAAGCCCTGCGTCGGTTGCGCGAGGACGAGTCCCAACCAGAGGGGCAAGCGCCGAAGGAGCCGGACCCGGTCGTCCACCAGCTTCCGGCCACCCAGCCGATCAGCCGCGAGCTGATGGCCGACGGCTGA